In Apium graveolens cultivar Ventura chromosome 10, ASM990537v1, whole genome shotgun sequence, the following are encoded in one genomic region:
- the LOC141690674 gene encoding CENP-B homolog protein 2-like, translated as MASHLKGVTKSTMTDEARKALCEYKRENSSCTQKDLQLWLENKFHLKVSQGIISNTLKRSADYLAANYLEKRKDIKRHKPAKYPDMEKVLYEWFLQYQDRVNMTGELILEKAKETMKILYPQQDQEHTFFQGWLEKFKLRHGIKSFRRFGESGSVDVQDMEKKLESIREKINQFPMKDVFNMDETGLFYRLQADHSLATKQLEGRKQDKERLTVVICCNEDGSEKIPLWIIGKYAKPRCFKNVNMGSSNCHYRANKRAWMTSVLFDEYIRWFDSQMQGRRILFVVDNCPAHPKNIEGLKNIELYFLPPNMTSKIQPCDAGIIRAFKMHYRRRFYRGLLEGYELGQSDPGKINVLDAINYAVATWTTNIKQESIARCFQHCKIRSIDEVSSNLNEHTTPKEYIHELEVMIKDLGYRNKMDVNNFLDYPGENESCSEVQSIEEIANTILENSVEDDLQDDTTPLEPVTRKEALKASKMLNNFLMQHKSTTPELLDAIRKIRDELHSQVKAMDICDSPAKGHSFCKIVLSEISFHDKLMIPRKYIRKYGKYLCARVYLKAPRGGVWPVDLVGYGCEVWLQNGWPEFARFYTLCFGHFLVFKYQGNSYFNVFVYDKSGIEIDYPLVNTVTDTDEQDNLTTGQSTQVQERMMSDNDELKACKKTRDNSECIEAYHLGNCLMRILQHQKIAKVFSNKALDATSDDNIEPLAMPTKAEFNLHDPLHQDKLNKRGADSNERNSTTLASAKAYKSNIPSFVLSVAPSHLSVKGRVDIKKAFAVKYMRSTKKFKVCLNVKERSWPVMCTVCGNSYGVEIQRRDDEEEQEID; from the exons ATGGCTTCTCATCTAAAAGGTGTCACAAAATCAACAATGACGGATGAAGCAAGAAAAGCATTATGTGAATATAAAAGAGAAAATTCATCATGCACTCAAAAAGATCTCCAGTTGTGGCTCGAGAATAAGTTTCATCTAAAAGTTAGTCAAGGTATAATATCAAATACACTGAAAAGGTCAGCAGACTATCTTGCAGCTAATTACTTGGAGAAAAGAAAAGATATTAAGCGACATAAACCAGCAAAATATCCAGATATGGAGAAGGTTCTCTATGAATGGTTTCTCCAGTACCAAGATCGTGTTAATATGACAGGAGAGCTAATTTTAGAGAAGGCAAAAGAGACCATGAAAATTTTATACCCTCAACAAGATCAGGAGCACACTTTTTTTCAAGGTTGGCTTGAGAAATTCAAGTTAAGACATGGTATTAAGTCATTTCGTCGCTTTGGAGAAAGTGGTTCTGTTGATGTACAGGACATGGAGAAGAAACTGGAGTCCATAAGGGAAAAAATAAACCAGTTCCCTATGAAAGATGTTTTTAACATGGACGAAACTGGTTTGTTTTACAGGTTACAAGCTGATCACTCTCTTGCTACGAAACAACTTGAAGGAAGAAAACAAGACAAAGAAAGGCTCACGGTTGTTATATGTTGCAATGAAGATGGCTCTGAAAAAATTCCTTTATGGATTATTGGAAAGTATGCAAAGCCACGGTGCTTCAAGAATGTTAACATGGGCAGCTCGAATTGTCATTATCGTGCAAACAAAAGAGCTTGGATGACTAGTGTACTTTTTGATGAATACATTCGTTGGTTTGATAGCCAAATGCAAGGCAGAAGAATTTTGTTTGTGGTAGATAACTGTCCAGCACATCcaaaaaatattgaaggactaaAAAATATTGAGTTGTACTTCTTGCCACCTAACATGACATCAAAAATCCAACCTTGTGATGCAGGAATTATAAGAGCTTTCAAGATGCACTATCGCAGGAGATTTTATCGTGGGTTATTAGAAGGTTATGAGTTGGGACAATCTGATCCAGGAAAGATTAATGTTTTGGATGCTATCAATTATGCAGTCGCGACGTGGACGACAAATATAAAACAAGAGTCAATAGCAAGGTGCTTTCAACATTGCAAAATTCGTTCCATAGATGAAGTTTCGAGCAATTTAAATGAACATACAACTCCGAAAGAATACATTCATGAACTTGAGGTGATGATTAAGGATCTAGGTTATCGTAATAAAATGGATGTTAATAACTTCTTAGATTATCCGggtgaaaatgaatcatgttccGAGGTCCAGAGTATAGAAGAGATTGCAAACACCATCCTTGAAAATAGTGTTGAAGATGATCTTCAAGACGATACAACACCGTTGGAGCCGGTTACACGTAAAGAAGCACTTAAGGCATCAAAAATGCTTAATAACTTTTTGATGCAACATAAAAGCACCACACCCGAGCTTTTGGATGCAATAAGGAAGATTAGGGATGAGCTtcat AGCCAAGTGAAAGCAATGGACATATGTGATTCTCCAGCAAAAGGGCACAGTTTTTGTAAGATTGTGCTATCCGAAATTTCTTTTCATGATAAGCTG ATGATTCCCAgaaaatatataagaaaatacgGGAAGTACCTCTGTGCTCGTGTTTACTTGAAGGCTCCTAGGGGTGGAGTTTGGCCTGTTGATTTGGTTGGATATGGCTGTGAGGTTTGGTTACAAAATGGTTGGCCCGAATTCGCAAGATTCTACACTTTATGTTTTGGGCATTTCCTAGTTTTTAAATACCAAGGAAATTCTTATTTCAATGTATTTGTATACGATAAAAGTGGGATCGAAATAGACTATCCATTAGTAAACACTGTTACAGACACGGATGAACAGGACAATCTTACTACCGGGCAATCGACCCAAGTGCAAGAAAGAATGATGAGTGACAACGATGAACTTAAGGCATGCAAGAAAACAAGAGATAATTCTGAATGCATAGAAGCTTATCACCTTGGCAATTGTTTGATGCGAATATTGCAGCACCAAAAAATTGCAAAAGTTTTTTCAAACAAAGCCCTTGATGCAACATCGGACGACAATATTGAACCTCTTGCCATGCCTACAAAAGCAGAGTTTAATCTTCATGATCCCCTGCACCAAG ACAAGTTGAATAAGCGTGGTGCAGATAGCAATGAAAGGAATTCTACGACACTTGCATCTGCCAAAGCTTACAAATCTAACATCCCCTCTTTCGTTCTTAGTGTGGCTCCATCACATTTAAGTGTAAAAGGCCGAGTG GATATTAAGAAAGCTTTTGCAGTGAAGTACATGAGGAGCACAAAAAAATTCAAAGTTTGCCTTAACGTTAAAGAAAGAAGTTGGCCTGTTATGTGTACTGTTTGTGGGAACAG CTATGGAGTCGAAATCCAACGCAGagatgatgaagaagagcaaGAGATTGATTAA